The following are encoded in a window of Candidatus Caldatribacterium sp. genomic DNA:
- a CDS encoding sigma-70 family RNA polymerase sigma factor yields MEEGHTVSLGRTLEEERLWFEERVKECEANLFRFAYYLTGNAERAKDLVQEAFLRAFQYRHSFDDRYPFENWVSAILLNIHRQREKKDRLLKLFSVFWRSDEDEEEDDFAEQLEYEGEGPETIALKRQVIKDVYKAIESLPGKMKEVMVLCDIMGYSYEEASEVIGCPIGTVRSRLHRARRHVKKMLEAAYGDELLQLWG; encoded by the coding sequence ATGGAAGAAGGGCATACGGTATCGCTGGGTAGAACCCTTGAGGAAGAACGATTGTGGTTTGAGGAGCGGGTAAAGGAGTGTGAAGCGAATCTCTTCCGCTTCGCCTACTACCTTACGGGGAACGCGGAACGGGCAAAAGATCTCGTGCAGGAGGCTTTTCTCCGGGCCTTCCAGTACCGCCATAGTTTCGATGACCGGTATCCTTTTGAGAACTGGGTTTCTGCGATTCTTCTCAATATTCACAGGCAGAGGGAGAAGAAAGACCGTCTTTTGAAGCTTTTTTCTGTTTTTTGGCGGAGCGATGAAGACGAAGAGGAGGACGACTTTGCGGAGCAGCTCGAGTACGAAGGTGAAGGACCAGAGACGATTGCCTTAAAGCGCCAAGTCATTAAGGATGTCTACAAGGCTATCGAGAGCCTTCCGGGGAAGATGAAAGAAGTTATGGTTCTCTGCGATATCATGGGGTATTCCTACGAAGAGGCAAGCGAAGTAATTGGCTGCCCTATAGGGACGGTTCGTTCTCGGCTGCATCGAGCTCGAAGGCACGTCAAGAAGATGCTTGAGGCGG